A window of the Phragmites australis chromosome 20, lpPhrAust1.1, whole genome shotgun sequence genome harbors these coding sequences:
- the LOC133902337 gene encoding uncharacterized mitochondrial protein AtMg00810-like, protein MVNMGLLLVTSSIHEELLEWAGMVNCKPINTPVDTKAKLSSSAGAKFHDPIFYCSLDGALQYLMMMHTNITYIVQHVCLHMHNPHDCHMVLIKHILRYVRGTTDLGIHIHGSPSTDIVAYSDTDCALCPGTRRSTLSYFMYIGGILVSLSSKRQPTVSWSSVQAE, encoded by the coding sequence ATGGTCAACATGGGGCTTCTTCTTGTCACAAGCTCAATACATGAAGAGCTACTAGAATGGGCTGGCATGGTGAACTGCAAGCCCATCAACACTCCAGTCGACACCAAGGCAAAACTCTCTAGCTCAGCTGGCGCCAAGTTCCATGACCCGATATTCTACTGCAGCTTGGATGGGGCACTCCAGTACCTGATGATGATGCACACGAACATCACGTACATCGTGCAACATGTTTGCCTGCACATGCACAACCCGCATGATTGTCACATGGTACTGATCAAGCACATACTCCGCTACGTTCGTGGCACCACCGACCTCGGCATTCACATCCACGGCTCGCCATCAACGGACATCGTCGCATACTCCGATACGGATTGCGCGTTGTGCCCAGGCACACGCCGTTCTACACTGAGCTACTTCATGTACATTGGTGGCATCCTAGTCTCGTTGTCGTCCAAGAGGCAACCCACTGTCTCTTGGTCGAGCGTACAAGCCGAATAA
- the LOC133902457 gene encoding protein farnesyltransferase/geranylgeranyltransferase type-1 subunit alpha-like, producing MEHTKSGPSGWPELADVVPVPQDDGPSPVVPIAYRDDFREVMGYFRALYFAGERSPRALRLTAEAIELNPGNYTVWHFRRLILEALDSDLLEEMSFVDEIAECNPKNYQIWHHKRWLADKLGSDVANKEHEFTMKTLAIDAKNYHAWSHRQWVLQALGGWEGELQYCNQLLEEDVFNNSAWNQRYFVITRSPLLGGLTVMRDSEVDYTIEAILANPHNESPWSYLKGLYKGEKNLLVADERVSGACLKVLKNDRSCVFALSLLLDLLRNGLQPSDEVRGTIEAMKNFDPETADADLAISVCSFLQKCDPLRVNYWSWYKTTLSSQI from the exons ATGGAGCACACTAAGTCCGGCCCCAGCGGTTGGCCGGAGCTGGCCGACGTGGTGCCAGTGCCGCAGGACGACGGGCCCAGCCCCGTGGTCCCCATTGCCTACCGCGACGACTTCCGCGAGGTCATGGGCTACTTCCGCGCCCTTTACTTCGCGGGCGAGCGCAGCCCCCGCGCCCTCCGCCTCACCGCCGAAGCCATCGAGCTCAACCCCGGCAACTACACG GTCTGGCATTTCAGGCGCCTTATTCTGGAGGCATTGGATTCTGATCTACTGGAAGAGATGAGTTTTGTGGACGAAATTGCTGAATGTAATCCAAAAAATTACCAAATCTG GCATCACAAGAGATGGCTTGCTGATAAATTAGGGTCTGATGTTGCGAATAAAGAACATGAATTCACAATGAAGACACTTGCTATTGATGCTAAAAATTACCATGCTTGGTCTCATAGGCAG TGGGTTCTTCAAGCTTTGGGTGGATGGGAGGGTGAACTGCAGTACTGCAACCAACTACTTGAGGAAGATGTCTTCAACAATTCAGCTTGGAATCAG AGATACTTCGTAATAACAAGATCCCCGCTTCTTGGTGGCCTTACAGTGATGCGTGATTCAGAAGTAGATTACACAATTGAGGCTATTCTAGCAAACCCTCATAATGAAAGCCCTTGGAGCTACCTCAAGGGTCTATACAAGGGCGAGAAAAACTTGCTAGTAGCTGACGAGCGCGTTTCTGGTGCTTGTCTCAAGGTCCTGAAGAATGATCGGAGTTGTGTATTTGCTTTGAGCTTGCTGCTTGATCTTCTTCGCAATGGTTTACAACCTTCAGATGAAGTTAGAGGAACTATTGAAGCAATGAAGAACTTTGATCCTGAAACGGCAGATGCTGATCTTGCGATTTCGGTTTGCTCTTTCTTGCAGAAATGTGATCCCCTGCGGGTAAATTATTGGTCTTGGTACAAGACTACTCTTTCTTCTCAGATCTGA